A region of the Streptococcus suis genome:
AAACGCGGACAATTTAAGGGTTATTATAAAAAGTCAGTTTTCTATGAAGCTCCTTTGTCTGATAAAGAAGTGGCACGAATCAAAGGAATGGTCGATATTCGCAATGCTTACCAAGAGGTCATTGCCATTCAACGCCATTATGACTATGATAAGAAGACCTTTAACCACTTGTTAGGTAAACTCAATCGTACCTATGATAGCTTTGTCAAACGCTATGGGTATTTGAATAGTGCTGTGAACCGCAATCTTTTTGATAGTGATGATAAGTATTCGCTTCTTGCTAGTTTGGAAGATGAAAGTCTGGATCCAAGTGGAAAGTCTGTTATCTATACTAAATCTCTTGCCTTTGAGAAGGCTCTAGTGCGTCCTGAAAAAGAGGTTAAAAAGGTACATACTGCCCTTGATGCCTTAAATTCGAGCTTGGCTGACGGACGAGGTGTTGATTTCGCTTATATGATGTCTATCTATCAGGTTGATTCGCAGATGACCTTGATTGAGGAGTTAGGCGACCTCATTATGCCTGATCCTGAGAAGTATTTGAATGGAGAATTGACCTATGTTTCTCGCCAAGACTTTCTGTCAGGGGATGTCGTCACTAAGTTAGAAATGGTAGATTTATTCGTCAAACAAGACAATCAGGACTTTAACTGGCCACATTATGCAGGGTTACTTGAGACGGTCAAACCAGCACGTATTACTTTAGCAGACATGTTGGAACAATCAAAAGGCTTCTTAACTAACATTCAGACGGTGAAAATTCCTAATGATTGTCAAGGTGTATTTTTTGTTCAAGATAGCATGAAACATATTGATGAACTAAGCCCATTAGCAAAACACAATCTGAAAAAGGTTGTTAATCGCAATGCTTATTTACCTGATTCTGATAAGATAGAATTAAGTAAGGAAATTGAAAATACCAATAAAGATCAATCCCAAGAATTGGATAAAGACGTACCAGAAAAAAATGAAGTGACTGTAAAAATGTTCCAATTTGCGAAGTCAATTAATCGCTTGTTGAGTGGTAACCAACTACAGAAAAAACGAAACCTAGACAAATTGATTAAAATTTTGTATAATAGGAATTGAAGTTAAATTAGATGCTAAAAATTTGTAATTAAGAAGGAGGGATTCGTCATGTTGGTATTCCAAATGCGTTATCAAATGCGTTATGTAGATAAAACATCTACTGTTTTGAAACAGACTAAAAACAGTGATTACGCAGATAAATAAATACGTTAGATTAATTCCTACCAGTGACTAATCTTATGACTTTTTAAACAGATAACTAAAATTACAAACAAATCGTTTAACTTCTGTATTTGTTTATAGATGTAATCACTTCAGGAGTGATTAAATGAACAAAAATATAAAATATTCTCAAAACTTTTTAACGAGTGAAAAAGTACTCAACCAAATAATAAAACAATTGAATTTAAAAGAAACCGATACCGTTTACGAAATTGGAACAGGTAAAGGGCATTTAACGACGAAACTGGCTAAAATAAGTAAACAGGTAACGTCTATTGAATTAGACAGTCATCTATTCAACTTATCGTCAGAAAAATTAAAACTGAATACTCGTGTCACTTTAATTCACCAAGATATTCTACAGTTTCAATTCCCTAACAAACAGAGGTATAAAATTGTTGGGAATATTCCTTACCATTTAAGCACACAAATTATTAAAAAAGTGGTTTTTGAAAGCCATGCGTCTGATATCTATC
Encoded here:
- a CDS encoding 23S rRNA methyltransferase attenuator leader peptide ErmL, which codes for MLVFQMRYQMRYVDKTSTVLKQTKNSDYADK
- a CDS encoding 23S rRNA (adenine(2058)-N(6))-methyltransferase Erm(B) is translated as MNKNIKYSQNFLTSEKVLNQIIKQLNLKETDTVYEIGTGKGHLTTKLAKISKQVTSIELDSHLFNLSSEKLKLNTRVTLIHQDILQFQFPNKQRYKIVGNIPYHLSTQIIKKVVFESHASDIYLIVEEGFYKRTLDIHRTLGLLLHTQVSIQQLLKLPAECFHPKPKVNSVLIKLTRHTTDVPDKYWKLYTYFVSKWVNREYRQLFTKNQFHQAMKHAKVNNLSTVTYEQVLSIFNSYLLFNGRK